The DNA segment ATGAACGGGTGATAAAGTTCGACCCGATACCGCCGATCCCGTGCATGCGTCGAGCCGCCGTGCGCGTCCGCCATCCAGCCGCCCCCGTCCGAGGAGGCCGCTCCATGAGTCCCTTCGCCGGATCCGCGTCCCGTACCGAGCAGTGGCGCCACCTGCGCCTCACGGTGTCCGACGGCGTCGGCACGGTCACCCTCGCCCGTCCGGAGAAGCTGAACGCCCTGACCTTCGGTGCCTACGCCGACCTGCGCGACCTGCTCGCCGAGCTGTCGCGTGAGCGGTCGGTGCGGGCGCTGGTGCTGGCCGGGGAGGGCCGCGGCTTCTGCTCAGGGGGCGACGTGGACGACATCATCGGCGCCACGCTCTCCATGGACACGGCGGAGCTCGTCGACTTCAACCGCATGACGGGACAGGTCGTGCGGGCGGTGCGGGAGTGCCCGTTCCCGGTCCTCGCCGCGGTGCACGGGGTGGCCGCGGGCGCGGGCGCCGTCCTGGCGCTGGCCGCGGACTTCCGGGTGGCCGACCCCACCGCGCGGTTCGCGTTCCTGTTCACCAAGGTCGGGCTCTCCGGCGGCGACATGGGCGCCGCCTACCTGCTGCCCAGGGTGGTCGGCCTCGGCCACGCCACCCGGCTGCTGATGCTGGGCGAGCCGGTGCGCGCCGCGGAGGCCGAGCGGATCGGGCTGATCAGCGAGTTGACGGAGGAGGGCCGCGCGGACGAGCGGGCGCAGGCGCTGGCCAGGCGCCTCGCCGACGGCCCTGCGCTCGCCCACGCCCAGACGAAGGCGCTGCTCACCGCCGAGCTCGACATGCCGCTCGGCGCCGCCGTCGAGCTGGACGCGTCCACGCAGGCACTGCTGATGACCGGGGCGGACTACGCGGAGTTCCACGCGGCGTTCACCGAGAAGCGGCCGCCGAAGTGGCGGGGGCGCTGACGGTGGCCCCCGGCACCCGGGCGCTCGCGTCACCTGCGGGCTCTGCGGTCCGGCGGATCGCCGTGGTCGGCGGCGGGCCCGGCGGGCTGTACGCGGCGGCGCTGCTCAAGCGGCTCGACCCGGCGCGCGAGGTCACCGTCTGGGAGCGGAACGCACCCGACGACACCTTCGGCTTCGGAGTGGTGCTCTCCGACGAGACCCTCGGCGGCATCGAGAGCGCGGACCGCGAGGTGTACGCGGCCCTGGAGTCGTCGTTCGTCCGCTGGGACGACATCGAGATAGTGCACCGCGGCACGCGCGAGGTCTGCGGAGGGCACGGCTTCGCCGCCCTGGAGCGCCGCCGGCTGCTGGCGATCCTGCACGAGCGCTGCCGCTCCCTCGGCGTCGACCTCCGCTTCGCCTCCGGGGCACCGCCGGTCGACGAGCTGGCGGTGAGCCACGATCTGGTGATCGCCGCCGACGGCGCCCGCAGCCGTACCCGCACCGCGCTGGCGGAGGTGTTCCGCCCCCACGTCACCGAGCACCGCTGCCGGTACATCTGGCTCGCCGCTGACTTCGCCTTCGACGCGTTCCGCTTCGAGATCGCCGAGACCGAGCACGGCGTCATGCAGCTGCACGGCTACCCGTACGCGGCGGACGCCAGCACCGTGATCGTCGAGATGCGCGAGGAGGTCTGGCGGGCCGCCGGTCTGGCCGACCTGGACGAGCAGCAGTCCGCGGAGCGCTGCGCCAAGCTCTTCGCCACCGCCCTGGACGGCCGCCCGCTGCGCGGCAACAACTCCTCCTGGCTCACCTTCCGCACCGTCGTCAGCGAACGCTGGGCCGCCGGGAACGTGGTGCTGCTCGGTGACGCCGCCCACACCGCGCACTTCTCCATCGGCTCCGGCACCAAGCTCGCCGTCGAGGACGCCCTCGCCCTCGCGGCCTGCCTGGAGGCGGAGGAACGGCCCGGCGACGGTTCCGGGCCCTCGCCGGACGGGGACGGGAGCGCGGCGTCCGGCCGTACGGAAGAGCCGGGCCCCGCGGGCGTGCTCGCCCGCGCCCTGCGCGCCTACGAGGACGAGCGGAAGCCCGTCGTCGCGTCCACGCAGCGGGCCGCCCGGGCCAGCCTGGAGTGGTTCGAGGAGCTGGACCGCCACACCGGCCAGCCGCCCCGGCAGTTCGCCTTCAACCTGCTCACCCGCAGCCGCCGCGTCACCCACGGCAACCTGCGGCTGCGCGACCCCGGTTTCACCGCGGCCGTGGAGCGCGAGGCGGGCTGCCCGCCCGGCACCCCGCCGATGTTCACGCCGTTCCGGCTGGGCGGCCTGACCCTGCGCAACCGCGTCGTCTGCTCGCCGATGGACATGTACTCGGCAGCGGACGGGGTGCCGGGCGACTTCCACCTCGTCCACCTGGGTGCCCGGGCGCTGGGCGGCGCCGGCCTCGTGATGACGGAGATGGTCTGCGTCAGCCCCGAGGGCCGCATCACCCCGGGCTGCACGGGCCTGTGGAACGACGAGCAGGCGGCGTCCTGGCGGCGGATCGCCGACTTCGTGCACGCGCAGGCGCCGGACACCGCGCTGGGCGTCCAGCTCGGGCACGCGGGCCGCAAGGGCTCCACGAAGCTGATGTGGGACGGCATGGACCAGCCCCTGGACGACGGGAACTGGCCGGTCCTCGCCCCCTCCCCGCTGCCGTACACCCCCCGCAACCAGGTCCCGCACGAGCTGGACCGGGACGGCCTCGCCCTGGTGCGGGCGCAGTTCACCGAGGCGGCACGGCGGGCCGCGGACTGCGGCTTCGACCTGCTGGAGCTGCACTGCGCGCACGGCTACCTGCTCTCCGGCTTCCTCTCCCCGCTGACCAACCACCGCACCGACGCCTACGGGGGCTCGCTCAGCGGCAGGCTCCGCTTCCCGCTGGAGGTCTTCGACGCGGTGCGCGCGGTCTGGCCCGAAGGCCGGCCGATGACCGTCCGCGTCTCCGCGACCGACTGGGCGCCCGGCGGCACCACCGCCGAGGACGCCGTGGAGATCGCGCGGGCCTTCGCCGCGCACGGCGCCGACGCCATCGACGTCTCCACCGGACAGGTGGTCGCCGAGGAGCGCCCCGATTTCGGCCGCTCGTACCAGACCCCGTACGCCGACCGGATCAGGGGCGACGTGGGCGTGCCGGTGATCGCGGTCGGCGCCATCTCCTCGTGGGACGACGTCAACTCCCTGATCCTGGCCGGCCGCACCGACCTCTGCGCCCTGGCGCGCCCGCACCTGTACGACCCGCACTGGACCCTGCACGCCGCGGCGGAGCAGGGCTACACGGGCCCCGGCGCGGCCTGGCCGCCGCCGTACCGGGCGGGCAGCCGCCGCCCGCCCACCGGCCGCACCGACGGCCCGAGGCCGCGGCTCACGCTGGACCGCTGACGGGATTCGGGGTCGGCCGGACGGCGAGCCGGCCGGGGCGGCATGATGGAACCATGCCGACGCGACCTTTGCTCGTCTACGACGGAGACTGCGCGTTCTGCACCACCTCGGTGAGGTTCGCCGAGCGCCGCATCCGGCCGCGCTGCACGACCGTTCCGTGGCAGTTCGCGGACCTGGACGCGCTCGGCATCACCCGGCAGCGTGCCGAGCACGAACTGCTGTGGCTCGCTCCGGACGGCACCGTGCACGGCGGCGCGCAGGCCGTCTCCAGGCTCCTGATGAGCGCGGGGCGGGTGTGGGTCCTCCCGGGCGCCCTGCTCGCCGTTCCTCCCGTGCGCTGGATCGCCCACGGCGTCTACCGCCTGATCGCGAACAACCGCGAACGGATGCCGGGCGGCACACCGGCCTGCGCGATTCCCCACCGCGCGCCGTGAGCGCGCCCCAGCGTGGCCGGAGGCGCGTCGGCGGCCGGATGGGCCTCGCGGCAGGATTCGCACTCGCCTGCGTGACCGGCGCCATGCTGTCCGGCTGCTCCTCCGCGGACGCGGTCTGCGGAGGCGGCGAGCACCCCGTCATGGCCGTGGGCAGCACCGGCAGGACCTGCGTCTCCGACAGCGCCGATCCGCCCAAGCGGTACGCCGGCTACCCGAAGGGGAAGGCCCCCCAGCACGTCGGCGACAAGTGGGACACGTACTGGCGCACCCACACGGTGGATGGGTCCGGCAAGATCATCAAGGCCCCCGGTGCCCGATGACGGGTGAACAGCGGGCGATCCGCAGGTGATCCGCTTCGGCGCGATTGCGTGACCGCGTGATCGCTGATCGGCACGCATACGACGGCCGGGGACACCACCAGCGGCCGGTGCCGGCCCGCGCCCCCCGTCTCAGCCGAACTGGACCGACCGCTTCGCCAGCCCCATCCAGAAGCCGTCGATCACGCTGCGCCCGCGGTCGAGATCGCCCTCCGCCGCCCCCAGCGTCACGAACAGCGGCGCGAAGTGCTCCGTTCGCGGGTGCGCGAGTTGGCCCGCGGGAGCCTTGTGCCGGAAGTCCAGCAGGGCGTCGACGTCCCGCGAGGCCAGCGCGCGGCGCCCCCAGTCGTCGAACTCCGCGGACCAGGACGGCACCACGCCGTCCGGTAGCCGCAGCGCCGCCAGGTTGTGGGTGAAGAACCCGCTGCCCACGATCAGCACGCCCTCGTCGCGGAGCGGCGCCAGCCTCCGCCCGATCTCCATCAGCTCAGCCGGGTCCAGCGTGGGCATCGACGCCTGGAGGACGGGGATGTCGGCCTCGGGGAACATCTCCTTCAGCGGCACGTAGGCCCCGTGGTCCAGGCCCCTGCCGGGCACGTCCTGCACCGGCGTCCCGGCCCCACCGAGCAGCCCGCGCACCGACGCGGCGAGTTCCGGCGCGCCCGGGGCCTCGTACCTGACGCCGTAGTAGCGCTCGGGGAAGCCCCAGAAGTCGTAGACGAGGGGGACGGTCGCGGTCGCGCCCAGGGCGAGCGGGGCCTCCTCCCAGTGCGCGGAGATCATCAGGATCGACTTCGGCCGCGGGAGCCGCGCCGACCACTCGGCGAGCTCGCGCGTCCACAGCGCGTCGTCCGCGAGGGGCGGTGCTCCGTGCGAGAGGTAGAGGGCGGGCATGCGTTCCACTGGCGCGTTCACGGCAATCACCCCTCCGGGAGTCGCACGAGGCGACCTACTTAATTGAACTCTCAAGCAAGTGTAGGTCACGCTCCTGTCGCGAGCGCCTCCGCGTGCCGGGTGTCCGCGGCGCCGCGGGCGTTACGGGGCCGGTGGTTCCGCGAGGGTCCTGAACGCCGGGCGCAGCAGGGCCGCGATGCGCTCGGCCGGGACGCCGGCGAGCGGCTCCAGGCTGATGAGGCGGTGGCCGATGGTGACCCCCAGCAGCGTGGTGACGAGCAGGGCGGCGCGCAGTTCGGCGTCCTCGCCCGCGGGCAGGGCGGTGCCGATGCCGTCGATCTGGCGCCCGAGGACGGCGCGGGCGTGCTCGGCCACCGCCGGGTCGGTGAGCATGGAGCGCATCATCGCCAGCGCGCCCTCCGGAAGGCCGCCGAGCTTGAGGTCGAGCGTGGCCAGCAGCTGATCCACGAGCGCGTCCGCGTCCGCAGCCGCCGGCGCCGCCGGGAACATCTGCACGGCCCGGGTGAACAGCTCGCGCTTCGAGCCGAAGTACTGCATGACCAGGGCCGGGTCGACGCCCGCCGCGGTCGCCACGGCGCGGATGGTGGTCCGGTCGAAGCCCCTCTCCGCGAACAGCTCCCGGGCTCTGTCGAGGATCCGCGCCTCGGTGGCTCGGCGGCGTTCGGCGCGGGACTGATGGGGGGTGGACACCAATTCACTCTACAGCCGTTGACCGAGCCTCCGGCCGGCTTCTAGACTCGCGCCCACAGTTGGGTCAACGCGTGTTGAGCGAATGGAGTGGACCGTGCCGGATCTTCAGACCCCTGTGGACCGCACCCCCCGTGACGTGCTCGCCCGCTACTACCAGGCCATGCTCGACAAGTCCGCGGACGATCTCGCCGATCTGTACGCGGTGGACGCGCTCCACGAGTTCCCGTTCGCCGCGCCCGGCTTTCCGCCATGCTTCGAGGGACGCGAGGCCGTGCGTGCGGGATACCGGGCGGCCTGGGGCGCCAGCCCCGTCGAGGTGGCGGAGATCAAGGAGATCGCGGCCTACGAGACCGCCGATCCCTCGGTGATCATCGCCGAGCAGATCGTGGTGGGGACGCTGCCGGCCGGGCGCGGCACCCTCACCGTCCCCGGCCTGCTGATCCTGCACGTCAGCGGCGGGCTGATCCGACGCGTCCGCGACTACATCGACGGCTCTGCGGCGTCCGGTGCCAGGGGGTGAACGCGGATCCGGCGGGGGCGCCGTCAGTCGTGCCGAAGGTGCCGGAAGGGAGTAACGGATTCGCGCACGGGCGTGCCCGCGCCTTACTCTGCCCGCCATGGCAAAGGCACCCGTTCTCACGCCCCGGGCGGACGACTTCCCGCGCTGGTACCAGGACCTGGTCAACAAGGCCGAACTGGCCGACAACGGCCCGGTGCGCGGCACCATGGTCATCCGACCGTACGGGTACGGCCTGTGGGAGCGGATGCAGCAGGAGATGGACGCCCGGATCAAGGACTCCGGCGCCGACAACGCGTACTTCCCGCTCTTCATCCCGCAGTCGTACCTGACGAAGGAGGCCGAGCACGTCGAGGGCTTCGCTCCCGAACTCGCCGTCGTCACGCACGGCGGCGGCAAGGAGCTGGAGGAGCCCGTCGTCGTCCGCCCCACCTCCGAGACGATCATCAACGACTACTTCTCCAAGTGGGTGCAGAGCTACCGCGACCTGCCCCTGCTCATCAACCAGTGGGCGAACGTCGTGCGCTGGGAGCTGCGCCCGCGGGTGTTCCTGCGGACGACGGAGTTCCTGTGGCAGGAGGGCCACACGGCACACGCCACCTACGAGGACGCCCGGGACTACGCCGCGCACATCCACCGCGAGGTGTACGCCGACTTCATGGAGAACGTCCTCGCCATGGACGTCCTGCCGGGCCGCAAGACGGTCAGGGAGCGGTTCGCCGGCGCGATCAACACCCTCACCCTCGAGGGCATGATGGGTGACGGCAAGGCCCTGCAACTGGGCACCAGCCACGAACTCGGGCAGAACTTCGCCAAGGCCTTCCACACGCGGTACCTGTCGAAGGACGGCCGTCAGGAGTACGTCTGGCAGACCTCCTGGGGCTCCACCACGCGCATGGTCGGCGCCCTGGTGATGATGCACGGAGACGACGACGGCCTCCGGATCCCCCCGCGCCTCGCCCCGGTCCAGGCGGTGGTCGTGGCCATCAAGGGCGACGACGCGGTTCTGGCCAAGGTCCGCGAGATCGGGGACCGGTTGAAGGCGGCGGGCGTGCGCGTCCGCGTCGACGACCGCACGGACACGCCGTTCCGACGCCGGGCGGTCGACTGGGAGCTCAAGGGCGTGCCCGTACGGATCGAGGTCGGCCCCCGCGACCTGGAGAACGACACCGCCGTGCTGGTCCGCCGCATCACGGGCAGCAAGGAGCCGATGGCGATCGACGCGCTGCCCGCGCTCCTGCCCGAGATGCTGGAGGACGACCAGGCGCTGCTGCTGGCGCAGTCCCGCGAGCGCCGCGAGAGCCGCACCGCCGAGGTGAGCACGATCGAGGAGGCGGCTCAGGCCGCGAGCACCGGCTGGGGGCGCATCCGCTGGGACGCGCTGGGCCCGGAGGGCGAGGCGAAGCTCGCCGAGCAGGGCGTGTCCGTGCGGTGCCTGGTCGCGGCGGACGGCTCGGTCCCCGACAGCGACGACCAGCCGGGCAACGTCGCCGTCGTGGCACGCGCCTACTGACCCTCCCCGGGTCCCTTCCGCCACGGCCGAAGGGACCCGGGACCGCGGAGCCTGCCGCTCGGGTCACTGCCTTGGGGCACCGCCCCCGGGCCACCGGGCGGCGGCCGGCCTCCGCGTTCAGCAGTCGGCGACGGCCCCGGCGGGCTCCGCGAGCCCGTGGTGCCGGTCAGGTGACGGCTCCCCGCCGGCGAGGCCGACATGGTCGCCGACGCCGTCACGCTCGGCCGCGTCGAGGAGGGCGTCCAGCAGGCCGGGGAAGCGGGCGTCCAGGTCGTTCCGGCGCAGCGTGACCCAGCAGCGGGTCCCCTCCTGCCGTCCCCGGGTGATGCCGGCGGCGTGCAGCGTGCGGAGGTGATGGCTGAGCGTGGACTTGGCCACCGGGACGCGCAGATTGCCCCAGGGCTGCTCGCGGCCGTCGGCGAGCACGCGTACCAGGCCGACCCGCGTGGGGTCGTTGAGCGCCCCCATCACATCCATCAGGTCGATCTCGTCCGGATCGGGATGCCGCACATGTCTCATGGTGGCCATGGTAATTTATTCGATGTTTCACGAACATCGAATAATCAGGATCTGGAACATCGAGCAACCGCCGAGGTAGGCCATGAGCGTGCAGACCCCCGCAGACTTCACCGGCCGAGTCGTCATCGTCACCGGGGCCGGATCCGGTATCGGCCGCGCCACGGCCCGCGCCTTCGCCCGCGCGGGCGCCCGGGTGCTGGGCGTGGGGCGGCGCAAGGACGCCCTGGAGGAGACCGCGGCCGGACGCCCGGGAATCGCCGTTCACCCGGCCGACCTGCGCGACCCGGGGGCGGCCGAGGAGATCGTCGGGGCCGCG comes from the Streptomyces sp. TS71-3 genome and includes:
- a CDS encoding enoyl-CoA hydratase family protein; its protein translation is MSPFAGSASRTEQWRHLRLTVSDGVGTVTLARPEKLNALTFGAYADLRDLLAELSRERSVRALVLAGEGRGFCSGGDVDDIIGATLSMDTAELVDFNRMTGQVVRAVRECPFPVLAAVHGVAAGAGAVLALAADFRVADPTARFAFLFTKVGLSGGDMGAAYLLPRVVGLGHATRLLMLGEPVRAAEAERIGLISELTEEGRADERAQALARRLADGPALAHAQTKALLTAELDMPLGAAVELDASTQALLMTGADYAEFHAAFTEKRPPKWRGR
- a CDS encoding bifunctional salicylyl-CoA 5-hydroxylase/oxidoreductase, with amino-acid sequence MAGALTVAPGTRALASPAGSAVRRIAVVGGGPGGLYAAALLKRLDPAREVTVWERNAPDDTFGFGVVLSDETLGGIESADREVYAALESSFVRWDDIEIVHRGTREVCGGHGFAALERRRLLAILHERCRSLGVDLRFASGAPPVDELAVSHDLVIAADGARSRTRTALAEVFRPHVTEHRCRYIWLAADFAFDAFRFEIAETEHGVMQLHGYPYAADASTVIVEMREEVWRAAGLADLDEQQSAERCAKLFATALDGRPLRGNNSSWLTFRTVVSERWAAGNVVLLGDAAHTAHFSIGSGTKLAVEDALALAACLEAEERPGDGSGPSPDGDGSAASGRTEEPGPAGVLARALRAYEDERKPVVASTQRAARASLEWFEELDRHTGQPPRQFAFNLLTRSRRVTHGNLRLRDPGFTAAVEREAGCPPGTPPMFTPFRLGGLTLRNRVVCSPMDMYSAADGVPGDFHLVHLGARALGGAGLVMTEMVCVSPEGRITPGCTGLWNDEQAASWRRIADFVHAQAPDTALGVQLGHAGRKGSTKLMWDGMDQPLDDGNWPVLAPSPLPYTPRNQVPHELDRDGLALVRAQFTEAARRAADCGFDLLELHCAHGYLLSGFLSPLTNHRTDAYGGSLSGRLRFPLEVFDAVRAVWPEGRPMTVRVSATDWAPGGTTAEDAVEIARAFAAHGADAIDVSTGQVVAEERPDFGRSYQTPYADRIRGDVGVPVIAVGAISSWDDVNSLILAGRTDLCALARPHLYDPHWTLHAAAEQGYTGPGAAWPPPYRAGSRRPPTGRTDGPRPRLTLDR
- a CDS encoding thiol-disulfide oxidoreductase DCC family protein, which produces MPTRPLLVYDGDCAFCTTSVRFAERRIRPRCTTVPWQFADLDALGITRQRAEHELLWLAPDGTVHGGAQAVSRLLMSAGRVWVLPGALLAVPPVRWIAHGVYRLIANNRERMPGGTPACAIPHRAP
- a CDS encoding SCO0607 family lipoprotein, which gives rise to MSAPQRGRRRVGGRMGLAAGFALACVTGAMLSGCSSADAVCGGGEHPVMAVGSTGRTCVSDSADPPKRYAGYPKGKAPQHVGDKWDTYWRTHTVDGSGKIIKAPGAR
- a CDS encoding dioxygenase, with product MPALYLSHGAPPLADDALWTRELAEWSARLPRPKSILMISAHWEEAPLALGATATVPLVYDFWGFPERYYGVRYEAPGAPELAASVRGLLGGAGTPVQDVPGRGLDHGAYVPLKEMFPEADIPVLQASMPTLDPAELMEIGRRLAPLRDEGVLIVGSGFFTHNLAALRLPDGVVPSWSAEFDDWGRRALASRDVDALLDFRHKAPAGQLAHPRTEHFAPLFVTLGAAEGDLDRGRSVIDGFWMGLAKRSVQFG
- a CDS encoding TetR/AcrR family transcriptional regulator produces the protein MSTPHQSRAERRRATEARILDRARELFAERGFDRTTIRAVATAAGVDPALVMQYFGSKRELFTRAVQMFPAAPAAADADALVDQLLATLDLKLGGLPEGALAMMRSMLTDPAVAEHARAVLGRQIDGIGTALPAGEDAELRAALLVTTLLGVTIGHRLISLEPLAGVPAERIAALLRPAFRTLAEPPAP
- a CDS encoding nuclear transport factor 2 family protein, with protein sequence MPDLQTPVDRTPRDVLARYYQAMLDKSADDLADLYAVDALHEFPFAAPGFPPCFEGREAVRAGYRAAWGASPVEVAEIKEIAAYETADPSVIIAEQIVVGTLPAGRGTLTVPGLLILHVSGGLIRRVRDYIDGSAASGARG
- the proS gene encoding proline--tRNA ligase gives rise to the protein MAKAPVLTPRADDFPRWYQDLVNKAELADNGPVRGTMVIRPYGYGLWERMQQEMDARIKDSGADNAYFPLFIPQSYLTKEAEHVEGFAPELAVVTHGGGKELEEPVVVRPTSETIINDYFSKWVQSYRDLPLLINQWANVVRWELRPRVFLRTTEFLWQEGHTAHATYEDARDYAAHIHREVYADFMENVLAMDVLPGRKTVRERFAGAINTLTLEGMMGDGKALQLGTSHELGQNFAKAFHTRYLSKDGRQEYVWQTSWGSTTRMVGALVMMHGDDDGLRIPPRLAPVQAVVVAIKGDDAVLAKVREIGDRLKAAGVRVRVDDRTDTPFRRRAVDWELKGVPVRIEVGPRDLENDTAVLVRRITGSKEPMAIDALPALLPEMLEDDQALLLAQSRERRESRTAEVSTIEEAAQAASTGWGRIRWDALGPEGEAKLAEQGVSVRCLVAADGSVPDSDDQPGNVAVVARAY
- a CDS encoding helix-turn-helix transcriptional regulator, encoding MRHVRHPDPDEIDLMDVMGALNDPTRVGLVRVLADGREQPWGNLRVPVAKSTLSHHLRTLHAAGITRGRQEGTRCWVTLRRNDLDARFPGLLDALLDAAERDGVGDHVGLAGGEPSPDRHHGLAEPAGAVADC